Proteins from a genomic interval of Zingiber officinale cultivar Zhangliang chromosome 1B, Zo_v1.1, whole genome shotgun sequence:
- the LOC122043987 gene encoding cytokinin dehydrogenase 6-like yields MAAGTSSWLDNIAPEIASKLHSDGVAVARFATDYGGIISAAPPAAVLRPSSPEDIAALIRCANRADSPFSVAARGNGHSTHGQAFAPGGVAIDMAELRGGGQRIRVSAEESYVDAGGEQLWMDVLEETLRHGMSMRSWVDYLYLTVGGTLSNAGIGGMVFQHGPMVSSVLELDVITGKGEMITCSPELHSDLFNGVLGGLGQLGIITRARISLRPTPAKVRWLRLFYTDFDSLTSDQEFLISLRDTVGFDYVEGQVLLNHQQVDDPNFFSIEEAERINQLTAEFNAIKSIEGLLQQLSFVPGFAFSKDVSHLEFLNRVYTEEEHRKSSMAVDPSKIRHPWLNLFVPKSRIRDFQTGAEGILQNINPTGVVLLYPMNRNRWNENMTVVVPDEDVFYSVEFLWTSTEQDWKNLEAGNNEILGFCHRQGVQAKQYLAHYTSRTDWMEHFGEVKWKRFMQLKQTYDPKALLSPEQHIFTK; encoded by the exons ATGGCTGCCGGAACTTCATCGTGGCTCGACAACATTGCACCCGAGATCGCAAGCAAGCTCCATTCCGACGGCGTCGCCGTCGCCCGATTCGCCACCGACTACGGCGGCATCATCAGTGCCGCGCCTCCGGCGGCCGTCCTCCGCCCCTCTTCGCCGGAGGACATCGCGGCGCTCATCCGTTGCGCGAACCGCGCTGACTCCCCGTTCTCCGTCGCTGCCCGCGGCAACGGGCACTCCACCCACGGGCAGGCCTTCGCGCCCGGCGGCGTGGCCATCGACATGGCGGAGCTCCGCGGCGGAGGGCAGCGGATCCGTGTGTCGGCGGAGGAGTCGTACGTCGACGCCGGCGGGGAGCAGCTCTGGATGGACGTGCTGGAAGAGACGCTGAGGCACGGAATGTCGATGCGGTCGTGGGTGGACTACTTATATTTGACGGTCGGCGGCACGCTGTCGAACGCCGGTATCGGCGGCATGGTTTTCCAGCACGGGCCGATGGTCTCCAGCGTGCTCGAGTTAGACGTCATCACCGGAAAGGGTGAGATGATAACATGCTCTCCGGAGTTGCACTCAGACTTATTCAACGGAGTCCTCGGCGGACTTGGCCAGTTGGGCATCATCACCCGAGCTCGGATCAGTCTCCGCCCAACGCCGGCGAAGGTCCGATGGCTGAGGCTGTTCTACACCGACTTCGACAGCTTGACAAG TGACCAAGAGTTCCTGATCTCGCTGAGAGACACAGTCGGGTTCGACTACGTGGAGGGGCAGGTCCTCCTGAACCACCAGCAAGTCGACGACCCCAACTTCTTCTCCATCGAAGAAGCCGAGAGAATCAACCAGCTCACTGCCGAGTTCAACGCAAT AAAGTCGATCGAGGGCTTGCTGCAACAGCTGAGCTTTGTCCCTGGGTTTGCCTTCAGTAAGGACGTGAGCCATCTTGAATTCCTGAACAGAGTCTACACTGAGGAGGAACATAGAAAAAGCTCCATGGCCGTCGACCCCAGCAAAATCCGCCATCCATGGCTCAATCTCTTCGTGCCCAAGTCTAGAATCCGAGACTTTCAGACTGGAGCCGAAGGGATCCTCCAAAACATTAACCCTACAGGCGTTGTATTACTCTACCCCATGAACAGGAATAG GTGGAATGAGAACATGACTGTCGTAGTCCCTGATGAGGACGTCTTCTATAGTGTAGAGTTTCTTTGGACTTCCACAGAGCAGGACTGGAAGAACCTTGAGGCCGGTAACAATGAAATATTAGGGTTTTGCCATCGACAGGGCGTCCAAGCAAAGCAGTATTTAGCTCATTATACATCGCGAACCGATTGGATGGAACACTTTGGGGAAGTTAAGTGGAAAAGGTTTATGCAGTTGAAGCAGACATATGACCCAAAGGCACTACTGTCACCAGAACAACATATATTTACTAAGTAA